From the genome of Aquiluna borgnonia:
AGGCGCCGCTCCTCGGCCAACTGAGCTTCAGTCTTGGCGTGTGAAATAGGGAACCAGCCCTGATTCAAGCCGCAAAGGTAAACAGCGCGCCACTCCAAACCCTTGGTGGCATGGACTGTGGCGAGGGTAATGGCCTCCCGAATCGGTTCATCGCCTGAGCGCTCCCGCTCCCCAAGCTCTCGAACAAATTCATCCAGCGAGGGGCTGCCCAGCTCATCAAATATCTCCATGAACCAATTTAGATTGCGCCACTTCTCAGACTTGGACTCCTGAGAGCTCCAACCCAGCTGGCTGAGGATCTCACTGAGCAACATGAATAGTGGTTGCGGCTGGGTGGATATCTGAAGTGCCCGAATGGCCAGCATTGCCTTCTGCACCTCAGGAATGCGGAAAAATCGACCCGCGCCGCGGACCTGAACCGATATTCCAAGAGTGCCCAGCTCGCGCTCGATTGGCTCCAACTGAGAGTTGATGCGAGAGAGAACTGCTATGTCACTGGGTGCCCAGCCCTCAGCCAGCGACTTCGCGATGCCGGAGGCAATTCGTTTTGCCTCTGCGCTGGCGCTCGCCGCCTCAATTACGACTGGGCTCGTTAGCTCTCCCCTGACCGGCTCCAGATTTCTGGTGGAAGCCACCGAGTTTGCACTGGCAACAATTTCAGAGGTTGAGCGGTAGTTTCGATTCAGTTCGAAAATTTCAGCGTTCGGGTAACGTGAGCCAAAACCGGTGAGGAACCCCGCATCAGCCCCGGCGAAACCGTAGATTGCTTGCCTGGGGTCTCCAACGACGCACACATCTTCGCGCTCGCCCAACCAGGTTTCGAGCAGGGCCTGCTGCAGCGGCGAAATATCTTGGTACTCATCCACCGTAAAGAACCGATATTGCTGCTGGACGTGCTCCAGCATCCGATCCTCACTCCTCAGAAGTCCGAGGGTTAGAGTCAGCACGTCTTCCCAATCGGCCAGGCGCTTCTGCTGCTTATAGTTCGAGTAGGCCTCCAAAACAGTTACAAATCTTTCCGGAGAGAAACCAGCGATGACGCCGCGTTCACGCTCTAGGTATTGACCAGGTGAAACCAAGCTGTAGCTCACCAACTCGATTTCAGCAGCCAGCTCCCTAAGCTCCTCATCGCGAAGTTCAAGCCGAAGCTCGCCGAGAACCTCCCTCAGTGCCGGGAGCTTGTTGGTCAAAAGTTTGGGAGGCAAACCGCCGGTGAGTTGAGGCCAGAAAAACTGCAACTGCCCCAGGGCCGCTGAGTGAAAGGTTCGAACCGCCACCTCAGTGACGCCCAGGGAGCGCAGTCGGGAACGAAGTTCACTGGCGGCACGATTGGTATAGGTGAGGGCAAGTATCCGATTAGCGGCAAAAACTCCTCGATCGATTCCGTAGGCGATGCGGTGTGAGATGGTTCTTGTCTTGCCGCTACCCGCTCCAGCCAAAATCCCGACTGGCCCCCGAAGTGCCTGGGCAGCCTCACGCTGTTGCTCATCAAGGCCAGCAAGTAGTGGGTGACCGACTGAGTCTTGGCTCATCTGCAATCCTTTGGGTTCGCGTGGCATTGCCGCCAGAGCGCAACAAGAGCGTCTAACCTAAACGGTGTGGGACGACCTGCTCTGATTTTAGCTGCACTGGCAGCCGACGCCGCGCCTGGAAAAAACTTTAGGCACTACCTCAAAATTACCGACAACCCGGACATCGAGGTGTTGCGTCTTTGGGACGCCGAGGGCCAAAGCTATGAGCTTAAAATGCCCGCTAGCGCCGCCGGAATCACAGAGTTAGCGACCGAGATCACCGTGTTGCAAGCCCTGAACCAGGCCAAACTTAGTCTCCCGTTCGCTATCCCTAACCAAGTCGGTCAAACTCAAGATTTTGATGGGCAGCGAGCCGTGCTTTTCACTCTTCTCGGAGGCAGCTCTCCAGATCTCTCAAGACTGGGGCCTGGGGCATTTTCAAAGTCTTTCGCTGAAGCAATGGCCTCGCTACACAATTGTGAAACCCAGCCAATCATCGAAGCTGGTTTGCCCAGTTACGATGCGACCACCGTCCTGCACCACAAGGTTCAGGAGCTTGATCGCATGGCCGCCACCGGTCGCATTCCAGCCGCGCTTTTGAGCCGCTGGGAAACCGCCCTGGAAGACATCGGACTTTTCCGCTTCCACCCAACCCTGACTCACTCAGCAATCAACTCGGAGGCCGTGCTGGTTGAGAACCAGCAGGTTGTTGGCATTACTGGGTTCAATGCTTTGTGTGTCGGCGACCCCGCCGAAGACTTCCGCTGGTTAGCCTCGGGGGCTGTCGCATCGACCCTAGATGACGCCCTGCTGCATTACCGCGCGGCCAGACCTCAAGCAGATGAGAACCTGGCCCAGCGCGCGATTCTTTATTCCGAACTGGAATTGGGATCCTGGCTACTTCACTGCCTGAGCATTGGTGACGCCGAGCAGATAAAGCAAGCAGAAGATCTCCTCAATGACCTGAAAGAAAATCTTGAGGCGGGAAATCTCAAGGAGCTAACCGCGACCAGCTTTGTTGGCCTAGCTGTCGCCAGCAGCATCATTCCGCAGGCAATGCCAACCCAACCGATCGAAACCCTCTCCCCATCAGCATTGCAAGAAGAAGTTGAAGAGCAGGATCAGGACGCCCCTGCCGATGACCTAACCCAAGCTGAGCCGACTGAGACTACCCTCGACGAGCTGTTCTAGCTTTCGTCAACGCTTCGACTAGTTCCGCCTCACTAGGCAGTCGACTGGGCATTACCTCTTTTGCATCACCGGCAAAATAAAAACAGGCCTGAACGCGCTCGACACCAACCTGCAGCCATTTCGATAGAGCAATGCGGTAGAGGGCAAGCTGCATGGCGCGTGCCTCGAGCAAAGCTGGATCGGTCGGAGAATTACCCGACTTCCAATCCACGACTAAAAATCCGAGTTCGGTCTCGAACACGGCATCGAGCTTGCAAACTACAACTAGGCCATCTAGCACGATCTCGATGCTCTGCTCTACAAACTTTGGTTCAAGCGAAGCGAATCGACTCTGCGCAAAGTTCTTGACTAGCTGGTCATCCAAGTCAATGTCAACTTCATCACCGAGCAGCCAGTCCTCAATCAAAGCGTGAAAGTCCGTGCCGGCTTGGGCTGAGGCAGAGAAGAGGCCGGGCATCGGTCTCACTAGCGACTCGGCAAATTTTTCTGGTTCCGCTATCAGCCGCATCAGCGCTGAGGCAGAAAGCCGGCGAGGGAATGCTGAGGTCGGCCTGGAGGCATTTCGCTCGCGCTCCTCCAGCAGGAGTGCAAACTCGGTGAAGTTCTCAATGCGAGCGGGCTCAGCCGCTGAGACTGCCGCTGCGCCTTGAGCTAGAGCATCACGCTTTTCTCCCAATGGGTCAAAAGGCCAGATTTTGATTTGGGAATTTCCTGAAGCCGGGTTAACCGGATCTGGCTCAGGAATTTCAATTGTGTTGCGGCACAGACCTGACTCAAGAAGTTCAACAAGGAATCCAGAAATGGGCCGCGGTTTTTTAAGTCCGGGTTTGTAATAGGAGGCGGTCAGGTGAAGCTCGCGTTTGGCCCGGGTGAACCCTACGTAAGCAAGTCTGCGCTCCTCAATTAGGTGCTTGGCTCGATTTTTGTCTTGAAATTCGTCAAATAGTTTTTTTAGTTCACCTTGAGTCTGAGTCGTTTGGAAGGCAAATTCGGGCAGTGCCTGAGAATCGCCTCTGAGCGAGAAGGGAACTTTGCCACTTGCCAACCAGCCTTTAGCCCCACGACCTTCAATTGGAAAGCTTCCCTGGTTCAGCTGGGCTATGGCCACCACATCCCACTCCAGGCCTTTGGCGGCATGGATGGACATGATTTGTACCACTCCCTGCTTTGCTCCCGACCTGGGGAGCTCAAAGCTCTCCCTTTGCTTGGCGTGATCCAACCAATTCAGCATGGATCCCAAGGTTGGTCGCAGGGCTGCCTGTTCGAACTCTGCGATGCGCGCGATGAAAGCTTCCAGGTTCGAAAGCGGGTTGACTGAGGTGCCAGCAGAAAACAGTTCGATGTCAATTTCGAGCTCCTTGACGATGCTCCACGCGAGTTCAGAGAGCGGAATTGAAACCCTGGAGCGCATTCTGCGAATGACTTGCGCAGCAGCTATCAACCTTGATCTCCCTGCATCGGAGAAGTTTCCAATTTCTGAATCCCGGCACAATTCATCCAACGCCTCAACAATGGTGACCGGCTGCGAGGCGACCACCTCGTCTCTCACTCTTGAGAGGAACCTTGCTAAATCACCCAGAGCTGCTAAATCTTTTGCACCAACTCTCCATTTTGGCCCCGCCAAAAGTCGCATCAACTGAGCCCCGGCCTCCGGTCGCTCAATAACGCTCAGGGCGGCAATTAGGTCCATTACCTCTGGAAGTTCAAGAAGCGAGGAAAGCCCGCTGACCTCGACCACCAAACCTCGCTTGGTGAGGGCTTCGGAAAGTTCTGCCATGGATGCCTTAGTCCGTGTCAGCAAGGCTGCCGAGGTGTTTTCATCGACTCGCTCCATAAACCACTGAGCCAGCGCCGCTGCCTCCTCTGCCTCGGTCTGGTAAACCGCCGCCGTCACCTGATCGTCATGCTGAGGTTTTCCTGCCTCGAGCGTTACCGGAGCTAACTCGGGTTGACTCAAGTTCAGAGCATGGGCTGTGGCATTTGCCGCAGCAACTACCGCTGGGCCTGAACGCCATGATTTGGAAAGTGTGAAAGTAACCGGCCGTGGACTGCCAAAGTCTTGGTGAAAGCCGGTCAAATTTCGACTGCTGGCTCCGCGCCAACCATAAATTGCCTGGTTTGGGTCCCCCACCGCAAGAACCGACTTACCAGCAAACAGCCTTGAAAGCAGCTTGGTCTGAATAGTTGAGGTGTCCTGGTACTCATCCAGTAAGACAAATCGATGCTGATGCTCGAATGGTTTTTCCAATGCCTTGAGGGCAAGTGCTACCTGATCGGCGAAGTCAACCAAATTTCGTTTGGACTTTAGAGAGCGATACTCCTCGGCCAAATCGGCGAGCAACTGGTTTTGCCCCGCTGATGCCAAGAGGTCCTCTGTGTAAGCAAAGCGCTCCATGGAGCCGCTGGCATTCTTCGGAAGGCCAGAGACATGATCGATGAAAAATTGCAGGTGCTGATTCATCGACTCGGCGGAAATTTGGTTATCGGTCAGCTCGGATGCGAGGGCCAAAACCAAGTCAATCAGATGAGACTTGGACTTCTCCCAGTCCTCGAGTCGAGCGTGAGTCTCTAGGTTGAGTGACCGCACCAGCTCATCCGCCAGAGACACTGAGGCTGCCTCGGTCAGCAGGGTTGCATCCTGCTCAAATCCAACGGAGAGGGCCAACCTCCGGAAAATATCATTACCAAATGAGTTATAGGTTGCGATGTAGGCGGGTGAGAAATCCTGCTCCAGGTCTGCTGGCCAAAAATCAGTTTCCCGAAGTCGATACAGAGCCTGATTGACGCGGGCCGAGAGCTCAGCGGCAGCCTTCCTGGTGAAGGTGAGTCCTAGCACCTCGTCTGGCCGAGCCAACGAGTTGGCCACCAGGTAAAGCACCCTGAGGCTCATCAGCTCAGTCTTTCCGCTTCCGGCTCCGGCGATGACAAGGGCTGGGGAATCGAAGGGTGCCCCTTCGATGACGGCCCGTTGCTCGTTGGTCAGGGTGTGCTTGGAGACCAGTGCGTAAATTTCATCAGCGGAAAAATTAGCCACCGGTGATCACCTTGCCAATCAGCAGTTGGCAATTTCCGGCCTGCAGGCAGTGAGAGCTGACGTTGGCTGCAAACCTCGCGGCCCCGGCCTGCTGCTCGACATCCGCAAGCAGTTTCGTGATCTCAGATTCCAGTTCTTCAGTGAGCGGAGGCTGCTGCAGGACCTTGAGTTTTTGCTCTCCAACCGAGACGATTTTTGCTCCGGCAAGCTCATGTCCCAGCTCGCGCATTGCCAGTTGATAAACCGCGAGTTGGCGATGGCCGGAGACTTCGGCCTGCGAAGGAGTCCTCCCTGTTTTCAGATCCACGACCGCCACGGAACCATCTGGTAGCTGTTCGACACGGTCAATTTTTCCGGCAATCTGAAGTCGGCCCAGGTTGAGCTCAAATTTTTGTTCAGCCTGCATAAGCAAGTCGGCGGATTCGAGGTAATCGGCAACTGCCGAAAGCATTCGAAGTGCTTTGCGCTTCTGAGTTTGAGCCTGCCAGCTGGATTCGAACTCCAAGGTGTGCCAATTGCTCTCTAGATACTGAACCAGTTCATCCCGATGGCCACCCTGCTCCATAGCAGCGTGCAGCAGAGTCCCCAGTGAAGCCTCAAAACCACTGCCATCACCACCGAAGCTTTCGATGAACCAGTGCACCGGACACTTTTCAAAAGCCTCAAGCTTTGACGGTGAGAATCTAACTTTCTCGCCTTCAGAAACCAGGGGTTCATCTGTAGAGAGGGGAAGTAGCCCCTGCCATGAACTTGGATGAGCACCGGGGACACCCATGAGTGCCAGTGCAGCAAGCTTGCCTACATTTTCAGTGTTACCGACTCTTAGCTGGGCTCGATAGGAACCAACCAACCGCCTGAGGTCAAAGCTCACCAGCTCAAGGCTGATTTCAGGCTCAAGTCCTAGGAGTTGAAAAAATTGCGATGGCTGCTCTTCACTGCTGATCATTGCCGAGAGCTCGCACCGCTGCGAGGCAGCACCGATCGCCTTGTAGAGCAAGCGAATTTCATCCTGGAGCTCCCCTCGAACCACTCGGTCCGGGGACTCCACTTTTCCTGACAGGTACCCCGCCAACGAACTAGCTCCCAGTAGCGAAGTCCGCGGCCTGAGGTTTGGCCATATCCCATCCTGAAGCCTCGGAAGAAAAACAGTGTGAAACGATCTACCTGAGATTGAGGACGCCGTTGTCAAAACCACCGCATCGATACTGGATGTGGCTGCAAGCGAGTCTTCAGGGATCGACTGTTCTAGCTGCTCGAGGCAAAATGTTCTCGCGTCTCCAAGATTATTTTCAGAGAAGCGATTGGCTGCTGCCACCAACTGTAAAGCAGCATCAATGTCAAGATTTGCGCCCCGAGCCACCGCTGAGTTCCCCCTGCCCAAAACTTGACGCTGGGAGAGGTTTGCGGCCTCCAAAACTAAAGAGATGGCCTGCGGAGCTGAAGCTTCCGGGTGGCCCCTAAGCGTTCGCAGCAGTGCGATGACAAAGTTTAACTTCTTGATTTCTGAGGTTTTTGGCTCGTGCTCAATTTCCAAAGCCGAGGCCCAAAATTGTGCTGGGTCCGAGTACTCAAAATCTCCGAAGGCAATCAACTGACGCCGCAGTCGCCTGATGCCAATGCTGTCCAGACCGACCAGCGAGGATTCCAGAAGTTGAACCACGTCTGTGGATTCCGATGACTGGTATGCCAGTCGTAAAAGCTCCAGCACGGCGCGGGCAAAGGGTTGATCGCGCAGAGCACTTTGGCTTCCACTAATGGAAACCGGAACGTTCCTTGCACTGAGGGCACTTGCAAGCTGCTCAAGCTGAGGTCGGGTTCTGGCAACCACGGCGATCCCACTAAAACTTAGATTCTCCTGGAGCCTGGCTCGACGAATTTCTGCGGCCAGCCAATCCGCCTCAGCCACCTGGTTCAGGAATGTTCGCGCCCCCACAGTTACCCCTGCGGGCTTGGGGCGCTGCGGTCCGGCAAGTTGAGCCGGTAGTTTGCCCGAGAGTTTTGAGAGGGCCTGGGAAAACTTGGTTCTTGGCTCAAGGTAATGCTTCGGAACCGAGGGGAATCTAGAAAGGTACCCCTCGGGTAGGGCAGTTCTGAATCCCAGTGACGCGGCATCTGGGTCTCCAAACAGCACAAGATTTTTACCCTGCGAAAGCTCAGCCACAAATTCCAAGCCCGCCCGCGAAAAGTCGTGAGCGTCATCAACCAGGATGTGACTGAAAGAGGCCTGCCTTGGCGCGGTGCTAATTAGAAGCGCCGGATCAAGGGCGCCAGAACGCTTCACCGCCTCCAGATAGAGCGGGAGTAGCTCGGTGGCAATGTCTATGCCCTTGGTTTTGACAGTAATTTCTTCCAGCTGCTTGGGTTCCAAATTGAATTCCAGGCAGACGGTAATAAGGTCTCGTATCTCCTGAATGAATCCTTCCAGGCTCACAGTTTGAAAGTTGAAGCCCCAGGGAGCCTTCGGGCTGCTCGAGACCAACTCCCGGAGAATCTTTTGCTGAGCACTTCCGCTGAGGAGGCGAACCCCGGCTTCCTTGATGCGGTGCTGAGCGAATGCAAATGAGGTGATTGACTGGGCCCGGGGTGCGGCGGCGGCTTTTTGGCTGTCCAGTGAGACTTGATCTCGCAGGTCGCTGGCTTGAGCACGATTAGGGGTTAGCACCAAGATGTCTGATGGCTCGACACCGGCTCTCTCGACCTCGATAACCAATTGCCCAAGCAGGGTTGTCTTACCTGAACCTGGTGAACCGACAACCGCATGGTGGCCAGTGAGCAAGTCGGGAGCGAATCCGGGCAGGGTCGAAGGCAGCGAAGATGGGGTCGCTGGAACAAAGACTGCTTCTGCTGGAGTCACCTCCCAAATCTATTGGGCGGGGCAGACATTTTGATGTCGTAACCTAGAGGCACCTATAAGGAGTGTCATGGAAATCAGAATTGGGATTCGCGAAAATCAACGAGACATCAGCTTCGAGTCCAACCAAACCCTCGCGGAGGTAACCAAGGCGGTCTCTGAGGCATTTGCAAACAAGGTTGACCTGCTTCAATTCGAGGATGAAAAGGGGAAGACCATTTTGGTTCCAGTTTCATCTGTGGCTTACTTTGAAATCGGAGCGGAGCAAAACCGCAGGGTTGGATTTATTGCCTAATGGAAATTCTGGTTCTACTCGCTTACGCAGCCATTTTGGCGCTGGTGGCGCCATTCGTTCTCCCAAAATCTGAGCATTACGGATCGCTGGTTCCGCTTGGGCTAGCCCTGGCATCGGGCTCTGCACTTTGGCTGGTTTTGACCTGGTTTGGCTTTCACTACGACGAGGCTTGGATCTGGTTCATCGTCATGCTGGCCATGCCGGCAGCTATTTGGTTTGGAACCTCTTACCTGGCAAAACTCAGGGCTGAGAGCGAAGCGAAAAAGCTTTCCGAGCTGCGACTACGCGGTAAGGCCTAGTCGGTCCATTCTGACGGTGTGCTGAGCAATTAGCTCAGAGGTGTAGGGCTCAAGCGCCTTGAACTGGGTTCGAGCCAATTCCGTTGGGGTCAGGTTTGGAAGTGGAGTGAGAACCTTGTCGAGGTTAACAGAATCTCGAATTTCCAAGAGCACATCCGCCACAATCATCCGCCCGTACATCGCAAGACGGTGCCCAACTCTCGCGTCATCCTCAATCGCCTGAATTAGGGCTTCCTGCAACGTCGTCTCGAGCGCGCCGTCTGACAGAAGTTCCTCGACTCGGATTCGCTTGGAGGGAGCAAGACCTTTCACCAAGTTTCTGTAGTGACTCTCCAGCATTCCGAAGGCTATGTAGTCGAGCATCAAATCCTCGAGCGAATCCGTCCCTTGAATTCTTGCCAGGGCGAAATCCAGCCTGGAGGCGAAGTGCTGGTGTGAAATTTCGCTGAACAGCCCCTGTTTGCTTACCAACGCTGTTAGCTCTGCGTGCCTTGCGTAGTAGGAGTTGGAGAGTTTGTGAAGCTTCTTGGAAAGGGCCTGGTCAGAAACGGTTTCGGACTGGTGGTCAAGCCGCTCAGCAATTGCGAGGGTGAGAACGGAAAGCTGTCCGAGGTAAATCTCGGGCGAGGGGGTAAGCTTTGAAGGGTTGAGTTGAACTTGGCTGCGACCTGCACCTGTGTCGCGAGAAGGAAGCGAAAGCTTCTGAGAAACCTTGCGCAGTCTGCGTAGCCAATCCAACACCCCAGAAGCTTATAACCACAATCCTGCCGACCACCAATGTGAGGCAGCAAACACAGAAGAGATTTTCTTGAACTTTCGCTCACTGGGCATCGATGCAGACATCTGCGATGCCTTAGATTCCAAAAACATCACCAGTCCATTCCCAATTCAGCAGCAAGCTATTCCAGTTGCGTTATCTGGAACCGACGTTATTGGCCAGGCAAAAACCGGAACCGGTAAAACACTGGGGTTCGGGCTACCACTGCTGCAGTCACTGGGACAGAATCCAGAGCCTGGCGTCCAGGCACTGGTCGTTGTGCCAACGAGAGAGCTGGCCATTCAGGTTGCAGAGGACCTCGAACTTGCAGCTTCCAACCGACCAACCCAAATAGCGGCTATCTACGGTGGCAAGGCATACGAGGGTCAAGTAGCTGCCCTCAAGGCCGGCGCTCAAGTTGTAGTGGGTACCCCCGGACGCTTGATTGATCTGGCAAAACAAAAACTCCTTGACCTCACCAAGATCAGATTCATGGTGCTGGACGAGGCCGATGAGATGCTCGACCTGGGCTTCTTGCCAGACGTGGAGAAGCTGTTTAGCTTTACCCCGCAGGATCGCCAGACCATGCTGTTCTCAGCGACCATGCCGGCGGCAATTCTTAACCTGGCTCGCAGATACCAAAACCGACCGATTCACATCAGGGTTCAGGATCCAGACGAAGGTAAGACCAAGGCAGATATCAAACAGTTTGTCTACCGAGCACACGCCCTTGACAAGGATGAGGTTGTGGGCCGCATCCTGCAGGCCGAGGGTAGAGGCAAGACCGTAATCTTCGTGAAAACCAAGCGAACCAGCGCCAAGCTCACCGAGGAACTGACTGACCGCGGATTTAGTGCCACTCCCCTGCACGGCGACATGTCGCAAGAGGCTCGAGAGCGCTCGATGACCAACTTCCGCACGGGTAAGAAAGAGATTCTGGTGGCAACCGAGGTTGCTGCCCGAGGTATTGACGTTGATGACGTGACCCACGTGATCAACTACTCGGTTCCAGAGGACGAGAAGGCCTACCTGCACCGCGTTGGCAGAACTGGTCGCGCTGGAAAACTGGGCGTAGCTATCACTTTTGTTGACTGGGACGACATGGCCCGCTGGGTCCACATCAACCGGGAGCTAGAGCTCGGTCAGCCTGAGCCTCAAGAGACCTACTCAAGCTCGAAGCACCTTTTCGAAGAGCTGGGGATTCCGGCGGGAACCAAGGGTCGTATTGCAAGGGCTAAAGAACCTGCCAAAGAGAAATCTGAGGCGAAGAGCAAGCCGGTCCAGAGTTCTCCGGCTGCTCCCAAGCGTGAGCGTAACCGAGTCAGGAACTACAGAAACGGTTCGAAGCCCCAGGCTTGATCAATGATGCGCTCCAGCATTTCGGGAGCCGTGGTGTTCTCACCAAGTTTGTTGTCCTTGCCACCAACCCCGTGATAGTCGGATGATCCGGTGACGATTAGGTTGTGCTTCAGTGCCAGCTCCGAGAGCCAGGTCCTTGCGACTTTGGGAACCGAGCGGTGATTTACCTCAAGGCCGTTGAGCCCTGCAGCAATTAGGTATTCGAAATGTGCCTGAGGTAGATCCTCTGGTTTTGCACCCGCAGGGAAATCAATCAGCGGATGTGCCATCACGGACACTCCCCCTGCACCTCGAATCAGCTCAATCGCCTCCAGGGTTGGAAGCGAGACCTCCGAGACGTAGTAGGGAGAGTTTCGGTGCAGGATCGAAGTGAAGGCATCCGAGCGAGTCGGCACAATTCCAAGCGAAACTAAAGCGTCGGCAATAGCCGGGCGCCCAATGGTGGAGCCCAGTGGCAACTGAGCCTGAACCAAATCCCAGCTGACTGGGTAGTCCGCTTCAAGCCTGCGGACCATTTCCTTAGCTCTTTTGACCCTGGACTCCTTGGTTCGATTTAGCGCACCGATTAGCGGCTCATTCTCTGGGTCTGGCAAATAGGCGAGGATGTGGACGCTGATGCCTCTGCCGGTCTCGGTTTCAGATCTCGTGGAAACTTCAATGCCGGGGACTAGGCCGATTCGGTTGGTCTGAGCGGCGGAGATTGCCTCTTGCCAACCCGAAACGGTGTCGTGATCAGTAATTGCTAGGACCTCGATGCCGGCGGCTTTGGCATTTTCCACAAGCTGTGCCGGCGTGTCTTTGCCGTCGGACTGATTTGTGTGTGCATGGAGGTCTATCACAGGAGCAGAATAGTGCCATGGGAAAAAAGAACCAGCCAACCAACCGATCTCGCACTCCGCACTCGGAGAGCTTCTTGAAATTCATCGCCGCTAACTGGCAAGAGTCTGCTCCGGCAAACCTGCAGCGCTGGGAGGTTGCCGATTACGCACTCACCCGCCGTAATCAGCTTGCTAAGCAGTTCAAGGGCGAGGTGCTGGTCATCGAGGCCGGGGAGCCTAAGACTCGCTCGAATGACACCGAATATCGGTATCGTCCGCACTCTGGCTTTGCCCACCTAACCGGCTGGGGCTCGTCCACTGTGCCGGGTTCAGTGCTCGTGATTGATGCCAGCAAAAAGACTCCGAAGCACACACTGTATTTGATGCCGACTGCAGATAAATCCAGCGATGAATTTTTCGCCAACCCCATGATTGGCGAATTTTGGGTCGGACCTAGACCAACGCTAGAGGAGGTCTCGACCCAGCTCGGAATTCAAACTCGGGACATTTCCAAGCTGCGCGATGATCTGAAAAAACTTGAGCGGAAGATAACGCTGAAGTCTGAGGCCCTGCTCGAAGCACTTTCAACCATGAGATTTGTGAAAGACGAATACGAAATTGCCCAGCTGAGAGAGGCTGTAAATGTGACCATCAGGGGCTTTGGGGATGTTGCCAGAGCCCTTCCGCAGGCAAGTCGGAAAAAGCGCGGCGAGCGAATTGTGGAGACTGCGTTTTTCGCCCGGGCCAGACATGAGGGGTACGACCTCGGCTATGAGACCATCGCCGCAGCGGGAAA
Proteins encoded in this window:
- a CDS encoding ferritin-like fold-containing protein; translated protein: MLDWLRRLRKVSQKLSLPSRDTGAGRSQVQLNPSKLTPSPEIYLGQLSVLTLAIAERLDHQSETVSDQALSKKLHKLSNSYYARHAELTALVSKQGLFSEISHQHFASRLDFALARIQGTDSLEDLMLDYIAFGMLESHYRNLVKGLAPSKRIRVEELLSDGALETTLQEALIQAIEDDARVGHRLAMYGRMIVADVLLEIRDSVNLDKVLTPLPNLTPTELARTQFKALEPYTSELIAQHTVRMDRLGLTA
- a CDS encoding DEAD/DEAH box helicase: MNFRSLGIDADICDALDSKNITSPFPIQQQAIPVALSGTDVIGQAKTGTGKTLGFGLPLLQSLGQNPEPGVQALVVVPTRELAIQVAEDLELAASNRPTQIAAIYGGKAYEGQVAALKAGAQVVVGTPGRLIDLAKQKLLDLTKIRFMVLDEADEMLDLGFLPDVEKLFSFTPQDRQTMLFSATMPAAILNLARRYQNRPIHIRVQDPDEGKTKADIKQFVYRAHALDKDEVVGRILQAEGRGKTVIFVKTKRTSAKLTEELTDRGFSATPLHGDMSQEARERSMTNFRTGKKEILVATEVAARGIDVDDVTHVINYSVPEDEKAYLHRVGRTGRAGKLGVAITFVDWDDMARWVHINRELELGQPEPQETYSSSKHLFEELGIPAGTKGRIARAKEPAKEKSEAKSKPVQSSPAAPKRERNRVRNYRNGSKPQA
- a CDS encoding PHP domain-containing protein, with translation MIDLHAHTNQSDGKDTPAQLVENAKAAGIEVLAITDHDTVSGWQEAISAAQTNRIGLVPGIEVSTRSETETGRGISVHILAYLPDPENEPLIGALNRTKESRVKRAKEMVRRLEADYPVSWDLVQAQLPLGSTIGRPAIADALVSLGIVPTRSDAFTSILHRNSPYYVSEVSLPTLEAIELIRGAGGVSVMAHPLIDFPAGAKPEDLPQAHFEYLIAAGLNGLEVNHRSVPKVARTWLSELALKHNLIVTGSSDYHGVGGKDNKLGENTTAPEMLERIIDQAWGFEPFL
- a CDS encoding aminopeptidase P family protein; the protein is MGKKNQPTNRSRTPHSESFLKFIAANWQESAPANLQRWEVADYALTRRNQLAKQFKGEVLVIEAGEPKTRSNDTEYRYRPHSGFAHLTGWGSSTVPGSVLVIDASKKTPKHTLYLMPTADKSSDEFFANPMIGEFWVGPRPTLEEVSTQLGIQTRDISKLRDDLKKLERKITLKSEALLEALSTMRFVKDEYEIAQLREAVNVTIRGFGDVARALPQASRKKRGERIVETAFFARARHEGYDLGYETIAAAGKNACTLHWTRNDGEVVEGDLILVDAGVELDSLYTADVTRTIPVNGKFSPEQKLIYDAVLEAADAAFAIAKPGVRFRDIHNAAIEVIAKKAAELGLIQVSAEEALKPENQQHRRFMVHGTSHHLGMDVHDCAQAKRELYQDGILEPGMVFTIEPGLYIHEGDLSAPERFRGIGVRIEDDVLVTEHGVENLSAGLPRTTDGIEKWFAQELLG